A window of Acidobacteriota bacterium genomic DNA:
GGTCCCACCGACTTCGACAACCGCCACAACCTCACGATCAGCGGCACTGCTCTCATCCCGCGGACCGGCGGCCTCAACATCAGCTGGGTGGCGCGCGCGTTGAGCGGACGGCCCTTCTCGCTGACCAATGCCAACGTCGATCCCGACCTCAACGGCGTGCAGGCCGAGCCGCTGCCGGCCGGTGACTACAAGGGCAACGGCAACAATGCCTACACGGTCAGCGGCTACACGCCGACGCGCAACGGCGCCCGCGGTCCGGGGTTCTTCGGCCTCGACATGCGCGTCGGCTATGCCTTCAAGGTGGGGGGCCAGCGCAAGCTCGAGATCTCCGCCGACCTGTTCAACCTGACCGATCGCACGAACTTCGCCAACCCGACCGGGAACCAGGCGTCGCCGCAGTTCCTCCTCCTCACGGCGTATAGCACCAGCTATTCGCCCCGGAAAGCACAGCTCGGCGTGCGCCTGGAATTCTAGGGGCCACCGATTAGTCAGTGAACCGCAGAAGGCCGGGATCATTCCGGCCTTCTCAATTTTCATGGCGGGCCCGGAGTTCAAGCTCATCGCTACCAATTCGATGAGTGAGATGTTGATGGCGACGCCAGCCCTGTCGGAGGGCGTGATGTACGTCCGCGCCTTGTCGACGCTGTTGGCGACCGGCAGACGCTGATCGCCCGTCAGTTACGCGGCCGGAGTGTCATGGGCGGCGTGCTGCGCCCAGAAGGCATGGCGCCATGCGCGGTGTAGCTTCTCCATGTCGACATCTGTCAAGGTGCCGCCCGACTCGAAGTGCTCGATCAGGGTTCGGCCCAGGCCGTAGGTGACGACCGCCGACCCCCCCGCCATGGCGACCCACCCAACCAGGCCGGTCATCACGGGAAGGCGCTTGAGAATGGTGTTCTGCAAGCCGAACCCCAGCCACCCGGGCACGAACGCCGCGCCCAGGGCGAGCAGGATGCCGCGCGCGCTTTCCTTCGAGAACTCGACGCCGTACAAGTGCGACAGTTCCCGAATCAGGGCGAGATGCAAGGCCGTGAGGGCCGCCATGCCCAGGAACGGGGCGGTGATCAGTCCCGCGCCACCGGAGGTGAGTGCGTACCTCTTCAGAATGGACGAGGCCGTGGCAGCGCGCGACATGGTGCTGGCACAAACTTTACAACGGAACCGGAACCGCAACCACCGCAGCCATGCGGCCGGCCCGCTCGCCGACCAGCCGGTACGAGTCGAAGATCTCCGGGTGGGCCAGGGTGCTGAGACCGCAAACGAAGATGCGCCCGGCCGCGACCCCAGCATCGATCAGCTGGTCGCGGTTGGCCGCCCATAGGTCCAGGGTCAGCCGCGCATCGCCACGATTGAACCATCGCGCCAGGTCGCTGGCGCGGTGCCCGGCCTGCTGGAACATCTCGATCAGCGACTCACCCACGTCGTAATCGCCAGGCCCGATGCTGGGGCCGATCGCGACCGTCAGGTCCGACGGCTCGGTCCCGAAGTGGTGGCGCATGGCCTCGACCGCGGCCGGTCCCACGCGCGCGCAGGTGCCACGCCAGCCGGCGTGAATGGCGCCGGCGGCGCCGCTTGCGCGATCGGCCACGATCATGGGTACACAGTCGGCGACCATCACCGCCAGCACGAGACCCGGCACGTTCGAGACGACGGCATCGCCATCGGGCTTCACGTCGCCATCGGGCTTCGCCGTGGCATCGGCCCCGGTCGTGCTGCCCCGCGCCAGCACGCGGACCACGTTGCCGTGGACTTGCTTGACGCGGCGCACGTGTTCTGGTGCTCCGCCTACCGACGCCGCGGCCGCCGCCCACCCCTCAGGGTTCGGCAACTGCAGTTGCTTTGATGTGAACACGTGTTGCGCGCTCGTCTCGAGCGGCGTGCACCTGAGCGCGTGCCCCCAAGGCTCGACAGTCCAACGAAATGCGGGCGCGGGCGGCGGCAGGCTCATTGGACGACCGCCGGCCACGCGCAACTGACGTTACCGTCGGCGCCGCGATGATCACGATCTTGCGCCTGATTCGATGCCTTTCGCCTTGGCATCGCCCTTGATAGCTCCCATTGCGTGAACGAACACAACAAGACGGGCCGCTCGCCACTGGTGGCCGCTGCCCGCGAACTGGAGAGAACCATGGTGGTCAAGATCATGCCGAACGACAAGGGAACACCGTCAGGGAAACTGGCCGATGCGGAAGTGCACTTCACCGATGGCGAGATGCAGGGGCTCAGGCTGCTCGGGTTCGCGGTGTGGGAACGCCGCACCGGCGTGGGCCGCAACGTCACCTTTCCCTCCCGCACCTATTCGGTCAACGGCGAGCGGCGCAGCTTCTCGCTGCTGCGGCCGGTCACCGACCAGACCGCGCAAGACAAGGTGCGCGACCTGGTGCTGCAGGCGTACTCCGAGTTCGAGTCGCAGGCGGCCGTCGCCAGTTGAAGGACGCCGCACCGCCGCCGGCTGTCGTGCCGGGTGATCAACTGATCACCGGCAGCAGGCGCGCGTTGTCCTTGGCGCGCTTTGGCGGCAGGGTCCACTCGGCGCGCGTGCTCTTCTCGAACTCGGCGCGGAAGAAGGGCTCCTTCATGCCGCCGTCGATGATGTTCCAGGGCAGCACCGCGTCGTTGGTGCGGTCGCGGTAGATATAGAAGTCGCCGTCGAGGCCGGCGTCGGCCAGGGCCTTGCGCCATTGGCCGCCGTTGGCTTCGGCCTGCTCGATGGCCGCGGCAATGCGCCGGTCGCCGAGCGAGAGCAGGGCCTGGTAGTACGAGTGCCGCTCGCTCTTGATGTTGAAGTAGACGTTGTCGACATCGGCCACCAGGGCGCGCAGCCGCTTCATCTTGGCCTCGATGACGTCGGTGCGTTCCATGGGCAGCCACTGGTAGGCGGTGCCCGGCTTCGGGACGAGCGGGTTGACGCTGGCGACAATGCGGCCAATCCGGCCGCGCGGCCGGGCGTGCTTCAGCATGATCTCGTGGATTTGCAGCGTCAGGTCACGAATCGCCACCAGGTCGTCATCGTCTTCGGTGGGCAGGCCGATCATGTAATAGAGCTTGAGGCTCTCGATGCCGCTCGAAAAGATCAGCTCGGCGCTGTCGAGGATCTCGGCGTTGGTCACCGTCTTGTTGATGACGCGGCGCAGGCGATCGGATCCGGTTTCCGGCGCGATGGTCAGGGTGCGCTCGCCGCTCTCCTTGAGCAGCGACACAATCGTCGGCGTCAGGTCGTCGAGGCGCAGCGACGCCGGGCTGATCGAGTAGCCCATGTCGCGAAGACTGCGCAGGATGTGTTCGATGTCGGGGTGATCGCACAGCGCGATCGACACCAGGCCGGCCTTCGACGAATGGGCGCGGGCGGCCTGGGCCAGGGCCAGGATCCGCTCGGTCGGGAACGCGCGCACCGGCAGGTAGTTGTAGCCGGCCCAGCAGAACCGGCACAGGTTCGCGCACCCGCGCACCACCTCGATGAGGAAGCGCGATCCGAACTCGGTGTCGGGCGTAAAGATGGTGGTCGATGGCGGGTCCACCGCCTCGGTGGTCTTCAGTGCCGCCTTGCGCACGACTGGCGGCGCGCCGGTGCCCTCGCGCGGCACGTAGCGGGCAATGGTGCCGTCGGCGGCGTACTCGACGTCGTAAAACGACGGGATGTAGTAACCACGCGCTTGCGCCAGCCGCTTCAGCTGTTCGCTGCGCGACGAGGTCGACATGGCGTCCACCAGTGCCGGGACCAGCGCCTCGCCTTCGCCGGCGGCAATCACGTCGGCGAACAGCGCGAGCGGCTCCGGGTTGACGAACGTCACCGCCCCGCCGATCACGACCAGCGGGTGCGTGTAATCACGGTCGGCCGCGCGCAACGGCACGCCGGCCAGCCGCAGCATGGTGAGGACGTTGGTGTAGTCCCACTCGAACGACACCGAGAAGGCAATGACATCGAAGTCCGCCACCGGCGTCTGCGACTCGAGCGTGACGATGCGCGTGCCGGCTTCGCGCAGCGCGGCCAGTTCCTGCTTGGGCGGCAGGAACGCGCGCTCGCACACGATGTCGGGCTGGTCGTTGAACAGGCGGTAGATGGTCTGGAAACCGAGGTTCGACATCCCCACGAAGTAGCTGTTGGGGAAGATCAGGGCAACCCGCAGCCGGTTGGCGTGCGGCTTGCGCACGTAGCCAACTTCCTTGGAAAGGATCTCCTGTGCGATCTCGCGTTGCTGTCGAGGCTTCATTCAGAAACGGGGGAGTCGCCGAGCTGGCGTTACGCCGGCGCCGCTCGCGGCTCCCCTGGATCTGTCTACTGTATCAGCCCTACCCCTCGCTCCGGCGGAGGAAGGCCGGCACGTCGAGGTCGAGGTTCAGGTCG
This region includes:
- a CDS encoding radical SAM protein, which gives rise to MKPRQQREIAQEILSKEVGYVRKPHANRLRVALIFPNSYFVGMSNLGFQTIYRLFNDQPDIVCERAFLPPKQELAALREAGTRIVTLESQTPVADFDVIAFSVSFEWDYTNVLTMLRLAGVPLRAADRDYTHPLVVIGGAVTFVNPEPLALFADVIAAGEGEALVPALVDAMSTSSRSEQLKRLAQARGYYIPSFYDVEYAADGTIARYVPREGTGAPPVVRKAALKTTEAVDPPSTTIFTPDTEFGSRFLIEVVRGCANLCRFCWAGYNYLPVRAFPTERILALAQAARAHSSKAGLVSIALCDHPDIEHILRSLRDMGYSISPASLRLDDLTPTIVSLLKESGERTLTIAPETGSDRLRRVINKTVTNAEILDSAELIFSSGIESLKLYYMIGLPTEDDDDLVAIRDLTLQIHEIMLKHARPRGRIGRIVASVNPLVPKPGTAYQWLPMERTDVIEAKMKRLRALVADVDNVYFNIKSERHSYYQALLSLGDRRIAAAIEQAEANGGQWRKALADAGLDGDFYIYRDRTNDAVLPWNIIDGGMKEPFFRAEFEKSTRAEWTLPPKRAKDNARLLPVIS
- the pgeF gene encoding peptidoglycan editing factor PgeF, which produces MFTSKQLQLPNPEGWAAAAASVGGAPEHVRRVKQVHGNVVRVLARGSTTGADATAKPDGDVKPDGDAVVSNVPGLVLAVMVADCVPMIVADRASGAAGAIHAGWRGTCARVGPAAVEAMRHHFGTEPSDLTVAIGPSIGPGDYDVGESLIEMFQQAGHRASDLARWFNRGDARLTLDLWAANRDQLIDAGVAAGRIFVCGLSTLAHPEIFDSYRLVGERAGRMAAVVAVPVPL
- a CDS encoding DUF697 domain-containing protein, producing the protein MSRAATASSILKRYALTSGGAGLITAPFLGMAALTALHLALIRELSHLYGVEFSKESARGILLALGAAFVPGWLGFGLQNTILKRLPVMTGLVGWVAMAGGSAVVTYGLGRTLIEHFESGGTLTDVDMEKLHRAWRHAFWAQHAAHDTPAA